tgttgtttttaagtttgtttgtaaaaaacaaatacaagaaatatctatttttgtacatttaatctacatttttccatttttgggaggttataataaataagaaatcaaATATTCTCAATAAGAAGCTTAAAACGAGAACAAGGACAATTCTGAGGTCACTATGATGACTATTATCAATTAATTTGCTAATCAATCCCTGCAAAATCTGCTTTcaactgccattgacgatgacagACGTCTAATTCGACTTTTTCCTTGTCAATAGCAGCAAACAAACAGGAAGACATGCATATATGCTTGTAACTTGGACACCCACCTGTAGGCCAGGGACATGCACTCAAAAATGCGCGTGAGAGTCGGATCGATGCTCAGACTGCCGGAGCTCAGTGGCCCGTAGCGGTACGTCTGACACCAGGTGCGGTTGACCGTATCGAAGTCGTATCTCGGACGCCTTCCACCTCTCGATCCACTTGGCTGGGAGTCGCTATCGCTGTGGGGCGATGACACCATAAAGTGCCCACTGTGGATGACCTGCGTGTAGTGGAGAGGCCCGAAGGCAGGTGCACGAGCCTGATCCGACTCGGGTTTGGCTTCCGAGGAGTCGAGAAGCTCGCTGCCGTAAATGGTTGCCATTGCACTTCGAACTAAACAATTGCAAAGGCCAACTGGTATGCACGATGGATAGAGATTCAAGTTGAtggtattttctttttgttgctcACCGTGTCTTCACCAGATGACACCACTCCCCCTTTCTGGACGGTTGATTGTGCAAACCGCGTCTTTCCTTCCACTTCGCTGGTGTTAAAGTCCTGTGGTGGTAATAATTGATAGACCTTGAGGGATGGATGATCAACATGTGGCAGAAAGAGTGATTCTCCGTTAGATGGCGCtgttttaggggaaaaaaatgttcaataggGACATCTTGTTGAACCACTGTGTGATGAGCGTGTATTTTGGACCACGTGGAGAACTGATTTCAGAATGTTTGCCGGATTTCCTTCCTACGGAAACAGTGCAGGTAGTTGGGCCTATCAGGAGGTCTGCAGGATGAAGCAGCACCTGGCTGGAATGAAGTGATtagttttctgcagaaatctcattggttaaagcaattgtaatggatcggttggaacaaaaacctgcacccacagcatgCAACAAGGACTGGATTGCATACTCATTTAGACTAAGGCACTGTTTTACTTCAtatcaatgttatttttggaacaaattgtgcttttttgcagaaaaagggCATTTGTGTTCTGCATTTGGAAACTCTTAACTTCAGTAttgatttgaattaaaaattgaACATAAAGTGTAGTATTGGTGGTAAAATTAGCAACATAATGCTGAAATCACTGTAAATTATTAGAAATTATGCATTCATGGTCCGCTAAATCTTGGAAAACCTTTTAATAACATTGtgagctagaaaaaaaaacatttaacattgaGTACATGTCAGTATAGGCAAATAATTGCTGACGTATCTCTTCTAAATcccaaatatattgttgtttaaTACAATATGCGCCTTCATTAATTGCAATGAGATGTTAACCAAACAAAATTAGACTTCTTAAACCTAGAAATagattaattacattttacaaaggTTTTAAGTTCTTCCAGAAACGTAATATATTCCTTATGCTCGATGGCAGTGCTCAGCTCGATCAGTTCATCCGCAAAAGTGTTGTCGACACCCCGATCGGCCAGAAAGTCCATCATGTGGTCATAAagggcctggaaaaaaaacaggttagcAGGTTAATTCTGCTGTAAGGATTTCAGCAGCTAACATGGGAAAGATACAAATACCAATGCAAATAAATCTAAACTACAactaaaaggagagaaaaaaacttttgatacttgtgtacttttaaaaagtcaaaggtCAAGCTACTCTGTAGCAACTCACATCATTCAGGGAGTCCTTAGTGAGCGTGTAACTGGTTTCTTTGCATTCCACATCCCCCTCGGGCTGGAAACTGACTTCAAAGACGCCAAAGATATCGCTTTCTTCACCTTCCCCCTCAGCCATCTGTACATATAAGATCAGAATTATTTACCAGAACACCAAaatgaggtcagaggtcaagaCATGTTGCCAATGCCCATAGGGCGTGTTGAAAATGGCGAACCTCGTCTTGAAGGAATTGGCAGTCGATCACTAAAGTATGCTTGGCCGCTTGTTTTTTCACTTCAACGACAAAGTTGGGCGTCGACACAATTTCATCCTGCAACAACAGCATTCAGATTTACAGCAGATGGATAACTGGTCGCCGTACGATTGGACGTCGGACATTTCCGTTACCTCCTCTCCGGCTTTTTGCTCTCCTTGATCGGCTTCGTCGGCAAAGTTGGGAAGTATGCTGTTATTGACGTTGAAAGTGACGGTGATTCTGAAAGGAGATGGGAAAGAAAAAGACATGTAGAgttaaaagaatacaaaaacagGATTAAAAACAAGTGAATCGTGTTTTGA
This portion of the Stigmatopora nigra isolate UIUO_SnigA chromosome 19, RoL_Snig_1.1, whole genome shotgun sequence genome encodes:
- the c1qbp gene encoding complement component 1 Q subcomponent-binding protein, mitochondrial, translated to MLKSVVRTVGAAFRLPSISSSTARVLALGCPQLCAPNAATARPFTRSIWMMNGKGASGYQPKLFSSKVLNPSVSCGCGAMHTDGDKSFGEFLLDEIKEEKKLQKSANLPKISGGWELSMDGTEVLLTKHAGGEKITVTFNVNNSILPNFADEADQGEQKAGEEDEIVSTPNFVVEVKKQAAKHTLVIDCQFLQDEMAEGEGEESDIFGVFEVSFQPEGDVECKETSYTLTKDSLNDALYDHMMDFLADRGVDNTFADELIELSTAIEHKEYITFLEELKTFVKCN